The genomic stretch CTGTTGGAGACAGCCTTAATTTAGAGTCTTTTTGGCTGGTTGCTCTTGGCTCATAGCTTCATGCTAGAGTAGCTAGATGAGCCAAAAATATTAGCTTCCCTCTACCCCCAGTTCATTTACCCGTGTATCCCAACTATTTTCTGCAGCAAATTtaatgtaagagcatctccaaaggctcATTACAGTTACTTAGTAAAAGTAGTAATTATTAATAATACCAAGCGTGCCATAATATAAATAGAGAGCTCTACTCTTGCCTTTCACCGATGGTTTTCAATAGTTAATTTCTTAAAACTTGAAAACACGACAATagttaatactccctccgtccataaAATATTGCAATCGTAGGACCAAAAGGAGGTAACAAGGACCATGTCAAATGACCAAAATGCCCCTATAATTGATTTGACATTACACTGCACCAAAGTTCACGTTCACAATTATTTGGCACTAAAAATTTGCAGCTAGAGTACACGTGTCCATATATAGGCTCAAGTTCTGGCTAGAAGCCTCTAGAAACAGTTGAGAAACAACCAAAGCTTCCCTGCGCCTAATACAGAATTTAAACCGAACCATGCCCAAGTCTTGTGCGTGAGCTGGCAGCGGTCTGGGTGGTGCTGTGGATGTGGGTCCCCCACCCTAGGTCCTAGTAGGCTACTTTAgcgtttttttttttagaaaaatttgAACTGTTGAATTGCAATAttttgtggacggagggagtagagaGCTCTACTCTCGCCTTTCACCAATGGAATTTTACAGGTCACCAGTATTTTTCTACAGGTGGTCGGACACAGATTCGTGTTGCtatcagggccttgtttactttcaaatttttttgcaaaatataaatagtagcactttcgtttgtatttgacaaatattgtctaattatagactaactaggctcaaaagatttgtctcgtcaattccgaccaaactgtataattagtttttattttcagttatatttaatactacatgtatatgtctaaagatttgatgtgacgggaaatctgaaaaattttgcaaaatttttagtaaCTAAGGCCTTGTGATGTTTCTGTCCCGGCTTCCACAGCCAGGCAGAGGCAGCCAGGCCGCCCCCCCGGCCAGCGCGCGCGGCGCTGAACCCGGGCCGCGGCAATCGGCATATACTATATACTACTAGCGCCCACCCGGCGCCTCAGTTGATAGCTTTGGCCCGTGTCCCGCCCCGCAGGCGACACATCACCACCGCCATCAGTCGGCACGGTAAAGAAAGGGCGGTCGCCCCCGCGCTCTCTGGCGCAGGCACAAGCACAAGTGCGCGCGCGCGCCCGACGGGTGGCCTGCGACGATCGACACGTTGGATTTGGGATCGGACCTGCTCGCATGCTCTACTAGTGCTCTCTGCTCATTCGCCATATGCGGAGGTGCTTCAACCGTTCCGcgcccgccaccgccgccgccagagATGCGGCAAGGGCAAGCAAAATGCGGGAGGAGGCCGTGACCCTTGGAAGAGAATACGAGTACTCGGAGGCCTCTTTGCTTGCGTTGCCAGCTATTCCTTCCTTCCACCAACGATGAGGGGAACCAGGCCACAGACTGGCCCGAGATCCAAtccacattattcgaggtaataacTAACTTTAAATTCTATGATAGAGTCCTCATCGTAAGTACTCTAGAGTGTAGTAGAGGTGCGTATGCTTAACAGCCTGAGCAAGCCGCAGTAGTGTGTTACTGTTGGTTGAAACGGAATATGATAACTTCCATGGCTCAGGCAATCGAACTCAGGCTCAACTCAGGTGTCTGAACTCCATCTTCCCCCAACTCCCAATTCCTAGCGAAAAACTATCAAAATTCGAGACACAAAactatatggccttgtttagttcccaccaaaatccaaaaagttttgaatattccccatcacatcgaatcttgcggcacatgcatgaaacactaaatatagacgaaaacaaaaactaattacacagtttgcctataaatcgcgagatgaatgttttgaccctagttagtttatgattggacaatatttaccacaaacaaacgaaaatgctacagtagtgaaatccaaaaaaatttcacatctaaacaaggccataatcaGGCGAAAATTGATTGCACCACCCTGTTTCTACAACATTTTGATGGCCGCTGTTTCCCTTGCTACATCaaggaaaaaaaatacttgGATGGCTGGATAATTTATACACAactagtatagtgcccgtgctaacgctacggatcCATTCTAAGGATGTACTTGAAAACCTTTCAATGAAACAATGataatattttcatagtgtTTGGTCTCACACAATTGCATATGATCATTCATATAATATAACCTAGAATACACTCATGAATAAGAAGGAATAATAAATTCATGTCTcatatctctactataattaaaATCTTCTCTAGGCAAATTCCACCTAcaagatcaacgactcacagcATGGACGCATGGCAACCACTATCGATTTTCCCGTGAAGCCCAAATCCGACAACGAGGAACAAACAAAGGGGCTAAACTGCAATAAACACGTCCCCCCTCGGATTCCCCCTCCCaccaccacaccacaccacccGGCTCCCCCCGGCTGCAGAGCAGAGTCGACTTCATCCAAGCTCAGCTGTAACATCCCAGATTTTTACGAAAAACCAAAAATATGAGCTTTTTAAAATTCTAACCCGCTAACAAATTGTATAGTTTCTAGGTGaaactcgatcctaacccgctaacaaatcGTTGCATCCATATAGAATTGCTTGTAGGCAAGTGCTTTGTTCGTGAGTCGGTTTAGTGTTTAGTCCTatttagggttttgagtttcttttggagtgcacaaacCCATAGCAAAGTCTTCCCAAATCTtcgttgagcctatctcaaaggcTAGCGAATCCCTTCTCAACCTTTTCGTTGGAGTACGTCTCAAAACTCCATTGGATTTTATCCGATCTCTTTTCGAATCTTTCTCCAAACTCCTTTTGCTTTCTCCTTTCTTGGGCCAATTCTTACCCTTTTCCGTGACCTCCTTGCGCCACTCTCTCAACCGTGCGGCCCACCACCCTTCCCACTCCGCGAAGCCCACCCTGTGTGGCCCAGCACCCCCCCCTGGCCCAACTTCCCTCTCCCTCCTCGTGGCCCGGCAACTGAGCCAGGCCCGAGTCGCCCCGCCAGCCCAGCTGGGCAAGCAACCGGCCGGCGCCCTCCCCTTCCCTCCAGCCCACGCGCGCGCCAAGGCCCAGCTGGCCTCCTCGCCATCCCACACAGACCCGTGCCCAGCGCCTAACCCTAAGCCGCGCGCCCCAGCCCCTGGAGgacagccgccgccgcctagAGCGCGCACCGCGCTCAGCGAACCTTCCCTTTCCCCGGGCGCAGATCCGgctctccgccgccgccatggccgcccgccgcctcctcctgctcctcgccgTTGTCGCCGCGTCCCTCCTCGCCGCCGACGCGCGGCCGTGCCACACCTTCCTCGTCGCCTTccccgccgatcccaaccccaACCCCAGCAGAGGCGACGGCGCCGTCCACCACCACCTCGGCATCCCCCACGTCGCCACGGTCATCACCGTCTTCCACGTCCGCCGCCTCGGTCCGCAAGTCCCCCACGGCCACCgcaaccaccaccacctccactcCATCCCCGCCAACGTCCAGATCCACCGCCCTGATCTCCCGCACCCCGCCGCgggcgcggccgcggccgccgggCCCCAGGAGCGAGCCAGGGGCATCCTCGTGGTCGTCGTCGGGCTCCTCTTCGGCATCGCCTGCGGCGCGCTCTCCATAGCACGACATGCACGAGAAGTTGGAGGATAGAGATCGACGGGAAGAGAAGAGAGCGGAGGTAGCCGATGCTTGGAGCCGCTGTGCGTTTCGCCTAAACCGCGTAGGTGCTATGGAGCCGCAGGCACGGTCTTCTGATCTCGCCCGGCTCCTGTATCCCTTCTCTCGTCTCGGTAGGGGAAAAAAAGGGGGCTCCAGTGCAGCGGCCCTGGGAATCGAACCTTGGTCACAACATTGTTTGCGGTCGCGTGTGAGTAGGTGCAGGTgtgtaaggtcgtgatcatacttctaatctAGACCGTTAAATCTGTAAGACATGTGTtgtgagtcgttgatcttgcAGGTGGAATTTGCCTagagaagatttcaattatagtagagatagaAACTACGATGTTTTGCATTATGTGCCCCTCACAAGCGCCCAGAACTGCATGTCTATTGCGCTTCGTGTTCCCTATCATTACAACACATTTTTAATTTTATTCTATGTAAAAACCGTCGACATACTTCATCGGAACAAAAGAGGATGAATATTTTACGAGCATATTTTATTATTCAAATAAACAAATTCTATATGTACATTGAgatctttttttgaaaaaaaatcctTTTCCTTTTATTCCATCCATCACCTGGGGCTGCTTACCACTGCCCTGTTATGCCATGAGAGACGAAGGAAAACTTGACGAAAGGTCTATTTGGtttctcttgctaaattttagccagataaaattattttagctatttttaTATAACTAGTGGAACTAAACTAGTTTAGCTTCTTTTTAGTCAGTTTGTTTGAAAGTTTAACTACTAAAATTTAGCTAATTTAAATTTAACAAGGGGAATCAAACAGACTCTAATATTAAACTTTTTGCCCAATAAGAAGCCGCTAACATGGCCCAACTACTACTGCCTAcggttaggctttgtttagttaggccctgtttagtttcccatctaaaattttttcgtccatcccatcgaatctttggacacatgtatggaacattaaatgtatataaaaaaataaactaattacacagtttgattgaaaaacgtgagacgaatcttttaagcctagttactccatgattagccttaagtgttacagtaactcacatgtgctaatgatagattacttatgcttaatagatttgtcttgtagtttcctgatgagctatgtaatttgtttttttattagtttctaaaaacccctcccgacatccctCCGACGCatctgatgtgacacccaaaaaaattatctacaatCTAAACAGAGCCTTAGTGAAATTTTAGCTTTAGATATTCgtatgtatttaataattattatttatatagattaattaggtttaaaaaatttattttacaagttatagataaattatgtaattaattattttatttatctatatttaatattttatgtatatattgtaagatttgatatga from Sorghum bicolor cultivar BTx623 chromosome 3, Sorghum_bicolor_NCBIv3, whole genome shotgun sequence encodes the following:
- the LOC8079808 gene encoding uncharacterized protein LOC8079808, with protein sequence MAARRLLLLLAVVAASLLAADARPCHTFLVAFPADPNPNPSRGDGAVHHHLGIPHVATVITVFHVRRLGPQVPHGHRNHHHLHSIPANVQIHRPDLPHPAAGAAAAAGPQERARGILVVVVGLLFGIACGALSIARHAREVGG